Sequence from the Schaalia sp. 19OD2882 genome:
GGCGGAATGATGGTGGCCGTCATGCCCCTGTGGTTGCGCGCCAGTCGAGAACGCAACGCCTCACGCGTCCAACAGGTCCGCGACGCCGAACGCGCCGAAATCGCCGCCCACCTGCATGACTCCGTGCTGCAGACCCTGACCCTGATTCGTGCCGGCGCCGAGGAGCCCTCGCGTGTGCGCGCACTGGCGCTGGCCCAGGAGCGTGAACTCCGGGCCTGGCTGTACACCGGCAGGCACGAGGCCGCCACCTCCCTTGCCCAGGCACTGCGCGAGGCCCTGGACCAGGTGGAGAGCACGCACGGAGTGCCCGTCGAATTGGTCACTGTCGGCGACGTCGAACCGGGACCCGCCGAACTCGCCCTCGTCGCCGCCACTGCAGAAGCCGCGAAGAACGCGGTGCGACACGGCGCCCCGCCCGTCACCGTGTACGTCGAAGCGCGCCACGGGGCAGTGGACGCCTATGTGAAGGACCGCGGGCCCGGCTTCGACATCGCCACGATTCCCGAGGACCGTCACGGAGTACGCGGGTCGATCATCGGGCGAATGGGAAGGGCCGGTGGATGCGCCACCATCAGGCGCCTGGACCCCGGTACCGAGGTCCACCTGTCCTTGGCGGCGCCCGGACGCGCCGAATCGGCGCCCGGGGCCGCACCGACCGCATACTCGAGTCCTGTGGGATCTGCATCCTTCGGACCTGCCCCCACCGGAGGGGCTCCCGCCCACCAGAAACCCCCCGTCGCCACACAGGAGGTATGACCATGACCGTGAGGATCCTCGTCATCGACGACCACCCGATGGTGCGCGCGGGCGTGCGCGCCGAGATCGAAGGCTCAGGCGCTGACCTTGTCGTCGTCGGAGAAGCCGCTGACGTCGACGGCGCCGTTGCCGCCTGCCATGAGCTGCGTCCCGATGTCGCCCTGCTCGACGTGCACCTGCCCGGCGGAATGGGTGGGGGAGGGGCCGAGGTCGCCAGCCGCTGCCAGGACGTCGAGGGCCTGCGATTCCTGGCCCTGTCCGTCTCGGATGCCGCCGAGGACGTCGTCGCCGTCATCCGTGCGGGCGCTCGCGGGTACGTCACCAAGTCGATCTCCACCCCGGACCTGGTCGAAGCCATTGGGCGTGTGGCGGGCGGTGATGCGGCATTCAGCCCGCGCCTGGCCGGTTTCGTCCTGGATGCCTTCGGCACGGCGATGGTGGCCGCCGCCGACGACGAATTGGACCTGCTGTCGATTCGCGAGCAAGAGGTCATGCGTCTGATCGCCCGAGGGTACACGTACAAGGAAGTGGCCTCGGAACTGTTCATCTCGATCAAGACCGTCGAGACGCACGTCTCCGCCGTGCTGCGCAAACTTCAGTTGTCCAACCGCAATGAGTTGACCCGCTGGGCGATGCAGAGGCACATCGTCTGACGGGGTCGTCGGGCGGCGGGGCCGAGGGTGTGGGAGCGGCGTGTTCCGGTCGTGGCTCGGAAAGCCGGGGGCACGCTTTCGTGACATCTACAGGGAAATGTGTTGACTCATACATGACCGGGCCGTGGCGATTCGCTGGGGTGCATTCCGGTGCGCGATAGGATCGAGGTCCGTGCGGGGAGAGGTCCCCGCAGGGACGGAGAGTGCACGTGCGCAGGATCGGATTCGACCGCCGGAAGTACCTCGAGTTGCAGGCGCAGCACATCGCACAGCGCCGCACCCAGTTCGGCGGAAAGCTCTACCTGGAGTTCGGCGGCAAACTGGTCGACGACATGCACGCCTCCAGGGTGCTGCCCGGATTCACCCCCGACAACAAGGTCGTCATGCTGGCCGAACTGGCCGACGAGGTCGAGATCATCGTCGCCGTCAACGCCCGCGACTTCCAGAGGCGCAAGGTCCGCGCCGACCTGGGGACCTCCTACGAGGACGAGGTCCTGCGCCACATCGACGCCTTCCGGGACCGTGGCCTGCTGGTCGGCAGCGTGGTCATCACCCAGTGGGCGGACGACAACCGCGAAGCCAAGTCCGTCAAACGCAAGTTCGAACGCCTGGGCATCCGCGTCCACCGCCACTACCCGATCCCCGGATACCCCAATGACGTGGCACGCATTGTCTCCGACCAGGGTTACGGGCGCAACGACTACATCGAGACCAGCAGGGACCTGATCGTCGTCACCGCTCCGGGTCCCGGCTCGGGCAAGATGGCGACCTGCCTGTCGCAGATGTACCACGACCACAAGCGAGGAATCCGCTCCGGCTACGCCAAGTGGGAGACCTTCCCCATCTGGAACCTGCCGTTGGACCACCCCGTCAACGTCGCCTACGAAGCCGCCACCGCCGACCTGGACGACGTCAACATGATCGACCCCTTCCACCTGGCCGCCCATGGCGAGCAGACGGTGAACTACAACCGCGACGTCGAGATCTTCCCGGTGCTGTCCCGGCTGTTCACCGAGATTCTCGGCGAATCCCCCTACCAGAGTCCCACCGACATGGGCGTGAACATGGCGGGACTGTCCATCTGCGACGACGAGGCCTGCCGTGAGGCTTCGAAACAAGAAGTCATCCGTCGCTATTACCGGGCGCTGGTCCAGGAGAAGAAGGAGCTTGCCGAGCCCACACAGTCCGAACGCATCGCCCTGCTCATGACCTCCCTGGGCATCACGGTGGAGGACCGGCCCACGGTGGTGCCCTGCAGGAAACTGGCCAAGTCGACCAAGGCCCCGGCCTCGGCAATCGAATTGGCGGACGGGCGCATCATCACCGGCAAGACCTCGGCCCTGCTGGGCAACTCCTCGTCCATGCTGCTCAACGCCCTCAAGGTCGTCGCAGGCATCGACCCGGAGGTCAACCTGTTGGCGCCCGAATCGATCGAACCCATCCAGCGCCTCAAGACGACCCACCTGGGTTCGAAGAACCCGCGCCTGCACTCCGACGAGGTGCTCATCGCTTTGGCGGTGTCGGCCAACGGCGACGCGAACGCCCGCAAGGCCCTGGAGTCGCTGGGAGAGCTGCGTGGGTGCGATGTGCACGCCTCGACGATCCTGGGTTCGGTGGACGAGGGGATCTTCCGCTCCCTGGGCATCCAGGTGACTTCCGAGCCGGTGTACGCCACCAAGGGCCTGTACAAGAAGCGTTGACTGCGCGGTTCAGGGAGTTCTCCGCCGGCCGACCCGGAGGAAACCGAAATCCGTCGATCATGATCGGCACCCGGAGGTGTGGGCGCCCGGCGCTAGGGTTGTCCTGATGAACGAGGACTTCACTGCGCTGCCCGACCTCGGCCTGCCCGTGTGGGACGAGGACGGGTACGTGCCCGCCGACGCGCCCGCCTTCGACGAGGACGAGGGCGTCTCCGACACCCTGCCCGTGCTCGACGAAACCGCCTACGGCCTGCCCGGGGCCACCTCGGCGCGCAGCGAGGCCCCGCCCTCATCCCACGGACACCACCCGCACGGGGGACGAGCCGCCGGAGCGGATCCGGAGGACCTGCTCAAGGGGCTCAACGACCGACAACGTGAGGCCGTCATCCACCAAGGAGCACCTCTGCTCATCATGGCCGGCGCAGGATCGGGAAAGACCCGCGTCCTGACCCACCGCATCGCCCACCTGCTGGCCACCGGGCGTGCCCGCGCGGGCCAGATCCTGGCAATCACCTTCACCAACAAGGCCGCCGCCGAGATGCGCGAGAGAGTCGCAGCGCTGGTCGGCCCCAATGCCGGCCGCATGTGGGTGTCGACC
This genomic interval carries:
- a CDS encoding DUF1846 domain-containing protein — its product is MRRIGFDRRKYLELQAQHIAQRRTQFGGKLYLEFGGKLVDDMHASRVLPGFTPDNKVVMLAELADEVEIIVAVNARDFQRRKVRADLGTSYEDEVLRHIDAFRDRGLLVGSVVITQWADDNREAKSVKRKFERLGIRVHRHYPIPGYPNDVARIVSDQGYGRNDYIETSRDLIVVTAPGPGSGKMATCLSQMYHDHKRGIRSGYAKWETFPIWNLPLDHPVNVAYEAATADLDDVNMIDPFHLAAHGEQTVNYNRDVEIFPVLSRLFTEILGESPYQSPTDMGVNMAGLSICDDEACREASKQEVIRRYYRALVQEKKELAEPTQSERIALLMTSLGITVEDRPTVVPCRKLAKSTKAPASAIELADGRIITGKTSALLGNSSSMLLNALKVVAGIDPEVNLLAPESIEPIQRLKTTHLGSKNPRLHSDEVLIALAVSANGDANARKALESLGELRGCDVHASTILGSVDEGIFRSLGIQVTSEPVYATKGLYKKR
- a CDS encoding PspC domain-containing protein, with protein sequence MPLYTAPRTALAATADPANDWVRPEPRHSRPPLRRATAGSPDMATPWAAGVCAGLARHLGVSATWIRGAFVVTGLALGISVLLYLWLWIMVPADRYEERRAEAGLLGAGLRTRDSERERITERNRLLTAGVAALVLAALLFALLRLSAGNQRDILSAVLLVFGILLVWSQAGRALDMKSPDFVASVAAGLISVLGGLALLVFGGDPADALLRGGVVGGVLIGGMMVAVMPLWLRASRERNASRVQQVRDAERAEIAAHLHDSVLQTLTLIRAGAEEPSRVRALALAQERELRAWLYTGRHEAATSLAQALREALDQVESTHGVPVELVTVGDVEPGPAELALVAATAEAAKNAVRHGAPPVTVYVEARHGAVDAYVKDRGPGFDIATIPEDRHGVRGSIIGRMGRAGGCATIRRLDPGTEVHLSLAAPGRAESAPGAAPTAYSSPVGSASFGPAPTGGAPAHQKPPVATQEV
- a CDS encoding response regulator transcription factor, which codes for MTVRILVIDDHPMVRAGVRAEIEGSGADLVVVGEAADVDGAVAACHELRPDVALLDVHLPGGMGGGGAEVASRCQDVEGLRFLALSVSDAAEDVVAVIRAGARGYVTKSISTPDLVEAIGRVAGGDAAFSPRLAGFVLDAFGTAMVAAADDELDLLSIREQEVMRLIARGYTYKEVASELFISIKTVETHVSAVLRKLQLSNRNELTRWAMQRHIV